The nucleotide sequence TAAACGGCGCTCAGCCGGCCACCACGATCCGATCGTGCACCTCCCGGACGCCGGGTGTCGCCCACGCCGCCCGTTCCGCCTCCTCCCGCTGCCACCACGAGCGGACCACCCCGTCGAGCACCACCGTGTCCCCGCTGACGCCCACCTCGATGCGTTCGGTGCCGGTACGCCGGAACAGCACGCGCTGCAGGTCACGGCGGTTCTGCTCGTCGCTGGGCGGGTTGGGCGGGCGCACCTCGACGAGGTTGGTCACCCCGCGTACGCCCCGCAGCCGGCGCAGCTCCCGCTCGGCGGTGCGGCTCTGGAAGCCGTACTCCACCTCGCCGCGGAGCATGACCCAGCCGTCGGCGACCGTCACGTCCAGCCGCTCGGCGGGCACGAAGCTGTCCCACTCCAGGGCCCGGCTGGCCGCGATCGCGATGTCGGCGTCGGTACGTTCCTCGGCGGCCGGCAGCTGCACCTCCAGGTCGCTGGCGACCGCGCGGACGCCCCGGACCCGGTGCGCACAGCGCTCGGCGGCCCAGCGCCGCGCGTAGCTGTCCACCTGGCCGGTCAGGGTGACCACGCCGTCGGCGACGGTCACCCCGATCTCGGTGGGCCGGGTCTGCGCGTCCCAGTCCAGCTCGGCGAGCACGTCCCGCTGGATGTCCTGGTCGGTACGGACGGCGGAGGTGGTCGTCATGCCCCGAGGGTGCCGCCGGTCGGGGTGAGCCGGGCTCACCCGGACGGGGTGAGAACGGAAAAGGGGCGGCGGGTGACGGAACCAACCCCCTTGGCTCCGTCACCCGCCGCCCGTGGAGGAGG is from Micromonospora terminaliae and encodes:
- a CDS encoding BON domain-containing protein — protein: MTTTSAVRTDQDIQRDVLAELDWDAQTRPTEIGVTVADGVVTLTGQVDSYARRWAAERCAHRVRGVRAVASDLEVQLPAAEERTDADIAIAASRALEWDSFVPAERLDVTVADGWVMLRGEVEYGFQSRTAERELRRLRGVRGVTNLVEVRPPNPPSDEQNRRDLQRVLFRRTGTERIEVGVSGDTVVLDGVVRSWWQREEAERAAWATPGVREVHDRIVVAG